The segment CCCGTCGAGGGCGCGCCCGACCGCCTCGGCGCCGAGCTCCAGGGCCGTACGCAGGAACAGGGCGTTGGAGGTGCCGAAGTCGCCGTCCGGGCCGTAACGTTCCAGCGGCTGCGCCAGGTGGCGGGACCCGACCCGCACCGAGGCGTGCACCCGGCGCAGCAGCGCCGCGTCGGCGCCGGGCGGCAGACACCGCACCAGCGCCTCCGTGATCTGGGCCTGCGGATACCGGTGGGGCGGGAACACGCTGCTCACCGACAGGACACGGGTCATTGGCCCAACATAGGGAAGAACGGTGCGAATCGGGCAGAAGCGCGCGAAAGGGAGCCTCCCGATGTGCCGTCACGGCGTAGCGTGGCGCCGTGCCCGCCCGCTCTCCCGCCTTTCCCCTGCCGGCGGTCCCGGTGGGCGGCCTGCTGAGGGCCTGCCACCCCCTTCCGGCCGCCGCCGTCACCGTCTTCGCCGCCGTCCTCGCGGCCGCCGCCGGGCGCGGGCCCGCCGGCTCCGCCCTGACGGCGGGCGCCGTCGCGGCCGGGCAGCTCTCGGTGGGCTGGTCCAACGACCGCCTCGACCTGCGCCGCGACCGGGCCGCCGGCCGCCGTGACAAACCCCTGGCCACGGGCGGGGTCCCGGCCGCCGCCGTGACCGCCGCCGCCCTCGCCGCGCTGGCCCTGTGCGTACCGCTGTCCCTGGCCGCCGGCCCGGCGGCCGGGGCCGCGCACCTCGCCGGGGTCGCGGCGGCCTGGGCGTACAACCTGCGGCTCAAGGGCACGGCCGCCTCCTGGCTCCCGTACGCCCTCGCCTTCGGCCTGCTCCCCGCCTTCGTGACCCTCGGCCTGCCCGGCGCGCCCTGGCCGCCGCCCTGGCTGACCGGCGCCGCCGCACTGCTCGGCGCGGGCGCCCACTTCGCCAACGTCCTGCCCGACATCGCCGACGACCTCGCCACGGGCGTACGCGGGCTCCCGCAGCGGCTCGGCGCCCGCGCCTCGGCCGCGCTGGCCGCGCTGCTGGTCCTCGGCTCGGCGGCCCTGCTGGTCCTGGGCCCGCCGGGGCACGTCACCCCGTACGGCTGGACCCTCCTCGCCCTGACCGGCGCCCTGCTCCTGGCCACGGCCCGGGCGCCGGGCCGGATCCCGTTCCTCGGGGTGCTGGCGGTCGCGGGCGGCGACGTCCTGCTGCTCCTGGCCCGCAGCGCCGGCCAGGCACCGGCCTGGTGACGGGCCCGCCGGACCGCTCCGCGGCGTCCCGTGCCGGTCCCCGGGGCCGGGGAGCGGCCCCGGCGGCACAGGGCACGCACCGGCCGCCGCGGCCCAGGGCCTGTCGTCAAAGTCCCGTCGTCGCCCGCGGGGCAGACGGGACTTTGACGACAGGCCCTAAGCCGGCGCCCGCCGGGTGCGGGTCCAGGCCAGCAGGTCCTCGGCCGGCCAGGTGTTGACCACCCGCTCCGGCGGGACCCCGCACTCCACCGCCCGTTCGCAGCCCAGGATCTGCCAGTCGAGCTGGCCCGGGGCGTGGGCGTCGGTGTCGATCGCGAAGAAGACACCCGCCTCCACCGCCAGCCGCAGCAGCCGGCGGGGCGGGTCCAGCCGTTCGGGACGGCTGTTGACCTCCACGGCCGTACCCGACTCCGCGCAGGCCGCGAACACGGCCGCGGCGTCGAACGTGGACTCCGGCCGGGTCCGGCCGGTCACCAGCCGGCCCGTGCAGTGCCCGAGGACGTCCATCAGCGGATTGCGCACCGCCGCCAGCAGGCGCCGGGTCATCGCCGGAGCCTCCATCCGCAGCTTGGAGTGCACGGACCCCACCACCACGTCGAGCCGGTCCAGCAGCTCCGGCTCCTGGTCGAGCGAGCCGTCGAGCAGGATGTCGCACTCGATCCCGGTGAGCAGCCGGAACGGCGCCCACCGCCCGTTCAGCTCCGCCACCACGTCCAGCTGCTCGCGCAGCCGCTCCGGCGACAGGCCCCGGGCGACCGTCAGGCTCGGCGAATGGTCCGTCAGCACCGCCCAGTCGTGCCCGAGCCCGGCCGCCGCCCGGCCCATCGCCTCGATCGGGCTCCCGCCGTCCGACCAGTCCGAATGCAGGTGGCAGTCCCCGCGCAGGGCCGCGCGCAGCGCGACGGCGGCGGGGTCGGGCGGCGGCCCCTCGGGCATCGCCGCGGCTTCCTCCTCCAGCACCCGCAGGTAAGCCGGGACCTCCCCGAGCAGTGCCTCGCGCACCACCTGGGCGGTCTTCGGCCCGATGCCCCTGACGGCCTCCAGCGTCCCGGCGTCCGCCCGCCCGGCCGTCTCCGCCTCGCCCATGCGGGTCAGCGCCGCCGCCGCCGTACGGAAGGCCCGGACCCGGTAGGTGGGGGCCTGCGCCCGTTCCAGCAGGAAGGCGATCCGGTCCAGCGCCGCCACCGGGTCCATGGGCACCTCCTCACGCTGCCAGTGTCCCAACGCCCCCGGGCGGCGGCGAGCGCGCGGCGGCGCACCGGCGGCGGGTGCGCGATCATGGGCGGCATGTCCGACCGATTCACCACCCGCGTCCTCGACCTGACCACCGGCCGCGCCGAGACCGTCACCGACCTGACCCGCGACTGCGAGCGCTTCCTCGCCGAGGAGGCGGCCGGCCGCGACGGCCTGCTCAACGTCTTCGTCCCGCACGCGACCGCGGGCATCGCCGTGATCGAGACGGGCGCCGGCAGCGACGACGACCTGCTCGCGGCGCTCGGCACCCTGCTCCCCGCCGACGACCGCTGGCAGCACCGGCACGGCTCCCCGGGGCACGGCCGCGACCACGTCCTGCCGGCGTTCGTCCCCCCGCACGCGACCCTGCCGGTCGTCGGCGGCCGGCTCCAGCTCGGGACCTGGCAGTCCGTCTGCCTGGTCGACACGAACCGGGACAACCCCGAGCGCCGGGTCCGGCTGAGCTTCCTGGGCTGATCCGGCTCCCCGGCACCTCGCGTCCGGGCGGCCCGGCGGCCGGCTCAGGCCGGTCCCTCGGCCTCCGGCCCCGCGACCCGTTCGGTGAGGGTGAACAGGGCGCCGTCCGGGTCGCGCAGCATGATCGACCGTTCCCTGCCGTCCGAGGTGACCACCGAGACGGTCCGGCCGCCGAGTTCGAGGGCCGCCTCCACCGCCGGTTCCAGCTCCGGGACGCGGAAGTGGACGTGCCAGCGCGGACGGGTGTGGGGGGTGTACGCGCCCACTTCCACGGGGCCGCTGTCCAGGCGGGCGACCGGCTCCCCGCCCTGGCGGAGGACGACCTGCTCCTCCTCGTACGAGACCTCGCAGCAGCCGGTGCGGCCCGTGGCCCACTCCAGCACCTCCCCGTAGAAGAGGGCCGCGTCGAAGGCGTTGCGGGTGCGCAGCTCCAGCCAGGCGGGCGCCGGGCCCAGGCCCACGCGCCAGCCCGCGGTGACCGGTCCCTGCCAGATCCCGAACACCGCCCCGTCGGGGTCGGCGACCAGCGCCGCCCGGCCGCCGCCGGGGAAGGAGACCGGCCCCACCGCCACCGTGCCGACGCGCTCGCGGATCCGGGCCGCCGCCACGTCGACGTCGTCGACGGCGAAGTACGGGGTCCAGGCCACCGCCACGGCCAGATCGCTCGCCAGCGCCCCGATCCCCGCGACCGGCACGCCGTCCTGAATGGCCAGCGAGAAGGCCGAACCGAAGCGGGCCGGACGGAAGGTCCAGCCCACGACCGCACCGTAGAAGCGCTGGGAGGCCTCCAGGTCGCGGGCCATCAGGCTCACCCAGCAGGGGGCCCCGAACACGTCCCTCGTCGAAATCTCCACGGACAAGGAGTAGCGCCCGGGCCCCCTCGGTGCGGCGCAGGCGCGCCCGCAGGTCATCACCACCAGTAGGCGGGGTACCTCGGGGCGGTGCGGCGGATGCGGGAGCCGGCGTAACCGGTGAGGACCAGGAGGACCGTCGAGCCGAACAGCAGCGGCACGAACCGGGCGGGCGCCGGGGACTGGAGCACGGTCACCACCGCCGTGGCCACGGCAGGGGAGTGCGGGGTGCGGGCCAGGGTCAGCAGGGCCAGGGTGAGCCCGGCCGCCAGGGCCGCCGCCCAGGCGGAGCTCCCGGCCGCGGCGAGCACCGCGTAGCCGCAGGCCGCGCCGATCAGATGGCCGACCACCACCCCGCGCGGCTGGGCCAGCGGCAGGGTGGGGGCGCTGTGCACGAGCGCGGCGCTGGCGGCGAGCGGGGGTATGAGCACCGGCTCGTGGATCGCCGCGCCGATGGCCACGAGGGCCAGCAGGACGGTCGTGGCGGCGCTGACGCTGTGGAAGGCCGCGACGGCACTCGGCCGGGGCGGGGCTCCGGGCGCCGTGACGGGCGTGACGTGCGTGGCGGGCGATACGTGGGTGGTGGCCGTACTGGCCGTACTGGCCGTACGGGTGGTCGCGGTAGGCATGCGGGAGCAGGATTTCGGTGCGGGGCCGGGGGCAGGGAGGGCGGGCGGCCGCACCCGTCGCGGTGGTCGACCGGAGGGCGGGGCCGCGCGGCCGGCGCGTGTGCGGCCGACGCGATCCGGACATGACTGTATCGGCCACGTGTGCACGGCCCGGCAGCGGGGGCGGCCGCCGTCCCCCGGGAGGAGGACCCGCGGCGAACCGCGGCGGGGCGGCCGACGTGATCGTGTATGACTGCGAAGGCAGGCCGAAAGCAGGGAAGGACCGGCACGGATGATGACCCCACCCCGCCCCGCCGGGGTCCTGACGGACCTCGACGCGGTGATCGCCGAAGCCCGTGAGGACTCGACCGGAGCGCTGTGGCGGCTCACCGGCGCCGGGCGCGCACTGGACTCCAACCTGGTCCGGCTGCGGCCCGGCGCGGCCATCGAGGAGCACACCGAGCCCCTTCTCGACGTCCTGCTCGTGGTCGTGACCGGCGGGGGCCGGCTCGACACGCCGGACGGCCCGCACGCGCTGCGGCCCCACTCGGCGTGCTGGCTGCCGCGCGGCACCCGGCGCGCGCTGACGGCGGGGCCCGAGGGCCTGGCGTACCTGACGGTGCACACCCGCCGCCCGGGCCTCGGCATCGCCCCCGCCGCCCCCGCCGAGGGCGGCGAACCGGCCTGCCTCCTGAACCGGGTCTGCCCCGCCTGCGGCCGCCTCACCACCGAACCCGCGGCCGCCTACTGCTCCCGCTGCGGGACGGAACTGCCCGGATAGCGGCCGCCCGCGCCGCGGGGGGCCACGGAAGGGTCCGCCCCGCGCCGGGGCCCGCCGCCCGGTGGGGGCGGCGGGCCGTGGGGGCGCGGCGGGTCAGAAGCCGCAGTTGGTCACCCACTTGTGGGAGGAGATCCGGTCGTTCCACTCCCACGGGATGTTGCCCGCCGAGCCGTTCGGGGCACAGGTCGAGGCCCCGCCGTAGTTGATGTCCTCGTAGACCCGGACGTCGCCCAGCGCGCCCGAGTAGCCGTTGTTCCACCAGGACGAGGCCCGGTCGTTCATGTCGAAGTTGTTCCCGGCGCCACAGGTGCGCCAGTCGGCGTCGTTGCCGCTCCAGCCGCAGGCCGGACCGCCCCGGTTGGTGTCCGCCCACACCCAGTAGTTGCCGTCGGCCGCCACGCCGGAGGCGTCGGCCGGGGCGGCGGCTGCGGTGCCCAGCGCGCCGGGGAAGGCCAGCAGGGGCAGGGCGAGGGCGCAGGCCAGCATCGTCGTACGGAACTTATCCACGGGAACCTCCGGATGATGTCGCTCGGTCGAACTGGGACACGACGCGCTCCGCGGTCGGGAGCGCGGCGTTCTGGAGCCGGTGGCCGAGGGTGATGTCGTCCTGGTGGCGCGAGCGAACTTCCTCCCCGTAGGCACGGTCCAGAGCTTGGGAGACCCGGCCCAGCGGAGTGCTGGTCGCGCAGGTCGCTTCGGTGACCGCCAGGGCGGTCTCGGCGGCGTCGGCCCGGTCCGGCGGGAGGCCGTCGGCGAGGGCGGCCGCCGCCTGCCGGGAATCGGCCGGCGAGGCGTACGGCCGGCCCGCCTCCTTCATGCAGGCCGCCCACCGGCCGACCGCCTCCGCGTACCGGACGTCGTGGCGCACCCGCTCCTCCCGGGCGGGCCGCAGGTTCATCGTGACGACCTTGACGCGGAACCAGGCGGCCAGATCCCCGTAAAGGGTCCGCTGCGCCCGGGCGATGCACCCGTCGGTACTGGCCGTCAGGGTCATGCCGGTGGGCGCGGTGGCCGACAGGCCCGTGGGGGAGGCGCCCATCAGCGCGGTCCGGGCCGCCGCGCGCTCGCGGGCCGGGAGCCGGTGGAAGTAGAGCTGGTTGGGGTCGGCCGCCCGGGCCTCGGCCGCGGCCCGCTCCGCCCGCCCGCCGTAGCCGTGGGCGCGGGCCCAGTCCACGTCGTCCACCCCGTACGGGAAGGAGCGTGCGGCCCCCTCCTCCCGGACGGGCTCGGTGACGGCGTACGCGAAGCCCCGCGCGGACATGCAGCGGCTGATCAGGATCTGCTCGGCGCGGGCCAGGACGCGGGACTGCCCGGCGGTCGGCTCCGCCGCGGACGCCCGCTCCGCCGCGGCGGCCCGCTCCGGCTCCGGAGCCCCTGAGGCCGCGCATCCGGCCAGGGCCAGCGCCGCCGTCAGGGCCGCCGCCACCGGGGCCGTTCGTCCTCGCCTCATCCGTCCCGACCCCCTCCGAGGGTGTGGGCGCCGCCCTGTGCGGTCCGCCGTCCGACCCAGGTGTAGCCGTCCCGCGTTGTTCGCCGTCGGCGCCCTGGAACTGAACAAACAATTGCTGAACAATCCACCCCGGCAGGTCGAAAGCGGGCCCGGGGGAAGGGGTGGCGCATGGCACGCAAGGAACGTCCGCTGGAAGGGGAGGACGGGCCTCTGCTGGAGTTCGCCACCGCCCTGCGCCGGCTGCGCCACGAGGCCGGCTCGCCGCCGTACCGCGACATGGCCGAGCGCGCCCACTACTCCGTCGCCACCCTGTCCGGCGCCGCCGCCGGACGCCGGCTGCCCAGCCTGGACGTCACCCTCGCCTACGTCCGCGCCTGCGGCGGGGACGTGGGGAAGTGGGAAGCCCGCTGGCACGCCGCCGCCGTGGAACTCGCCGCGGACGGCGCCGGACCGCGCCCCGCCGGGGCCGGCGCGCCGCGGGCGCCGGCCGCGCAGGGGCTCCCGTACGTCGGCCTGGCGCCCTTCCGGACCGAGGACGCGGCCCTCTTCTTCGGCCGCGAACGCCTCGTGGAGGACCTGTTCGACGCCCTGACCCGGCACCGGGTGGTCGCCCTCGTCGGCGCCTCCGGGGCCGGCAAGTCCTCGCTCCTGCACGCGGGCCTGCTGCCCCGGCTGCACGCCGACACCCCGGCCCGCGAGGTCACCGTCCTCACCCCCGGCCCGCACCCGCTCGACCGCGCCCGCCGGGCCCTCGCCGCCGCCCCCGAGCCCGGCACGGACCCCGCCACCGGCCCCGGTACGGCCGAACGGGTGCTGGTCGTGGACCAGTTCGAGGAGGTCTTCACCGTCTGCGCCGACCCCGCCGAGCGCACCCGGTTCGTCACCGGACTCGTCGCGGCCGCCCGGCGCCCCGGCTCCGGCTGCCGGGTGGTCCTCGGCGTGCGCGCCGACTTCTACGCCCACTGCACCCGCCACCCCGAACTCGTCGACGTGCTCCGCGAGGCCCAGGTCGTCGTCGGCCCGATGAGCGCCGCCGAACTGCGCCGGGCCGTCGTGGAACCCGCCCGCCGGGCCGGACTCACCGTCGAAGGAGGCCTCCAGGCCACCCTCGTCGCCCACGCGCACGGCCAGGTCGGCGTCCTGCCGCTGCTCTCGCACTCCCTGCTGGAGACCTGGCGGCGGCGCCGGGGCGCGGCCCTCACCCTGGACGGGTTCCACGCCGCCGGCGGCTTCGAGGGGGCCCTCGCCCAGTCCGCCGAAGCCCTGTACGACTCCCTTTCCGCCCCCCAGCAGCGCCTGGCCCGGCGGATCTTCGTCCACCTCATCGCCCTCGGCGAGGGCACCGAGGACACCAAACGGCCCGTCGACCGGTCCGAACTCGGCCAGGACGCCGACACCCGTACCGTCCTCGCCCGGGCGGCCGCCCTGCGCCTGCTCACCCTCGGCGACGGAGCCGTCGAGCTCACCCACGAGGCCCTCATCCGGGCCTGGCCCCGGCTGCGCGGCTGGCTCACCGACGACCGCGAGCGGCTGCGCCGCCACCGCCAGCTCGCCGAGGCCGCCCGCGCCTGGGAGGCCGTGGGCCGTGACCCCGGAGCCCTGCTCCGCGGCGCCCCGCTCGCCCTGGCCCGCGAACTCACCGCCGCCGGGGGCCCCGTCCTGACCGCCGCGGAAGCGGAGTTCCTGGCCGCGGGCACCGCCGCCGAGGCCGCCGCCGGGGACTCGGCCCGCCGCCGCACCCGCCGGCTGCGGCTGCTGGTCGGCGCGCTCGCCGGCCTCGTCGTGGTGGCCGCCGTCGCCACCGGCAGCGCCGTACGCGCGGAGGACGAGGTCACCCGGCAGCGCAACGACGCGGTCGCCCAGAACCTCGCCGAGACCTCCGCCGGCGTGGCCGCGGCCGAACCGGGCCTCGCGGTCCAGCTGGGTCTGACGGCCTACCGGCTCTCGCCGACCGCCCGGACCCGCGACGGCCTCCTGTCCGCGCTGATGACCTCGCTGCCCGCGCACGCCAAGGAGGTCGTCGCCGTCGCCTACCGTCCCGACGGCCGCCAGCTCGCCACCGCGAGCGGGGACCGCACCGCCCGGCTGTGGCAGACCCGGGGCGGCGGCCGGCCCGACCCCGTGGCCACCCTCGGCGGCGAGGGCGCCCCCCTGCGCGCCCTCGCCTACCGGCCGGACGGCCACACCCTGGCCACCGCCGCGGCCGACGGCGCGGTCCGGCTCTGGGACGTCACCGACCCCGCCCACGCCAGCGTCGCCGCCGGACTCCCCGCGCGGGAGAGCGACGTGCGCGCCCTCGCCTTCAGCCCCGACAGCCGTACCCTGGCCACCGCCGGAGCGGGCGGCTCCGTCCGCCTGTGGGACGTCACCGACCCCACCGGTCCCGCCGAGACCGCCGCCGTGCCCGGACACCGGGACACCGTGCGCGCGGTGGCCTTCAGTCCGGACGGCCGGATCCTCGCCACCGGCGGCGAGGACACCACCGTCTGGCTGACCGACGTGGGCGACCGCACCCGGCCCGAGTCGCTGGCGGTCGTCGGCGGCCACGACACCCCCGTGTTCTCCGTGGCCTTCGCCCCCGACGGCCGCACCCTCGCCACCGCCTCCGGCGGCCGGACCCCGGTCCGGCTCTGGGACCTGACCGAGCCGCGCCGGCCCGCCCCGCTCGCCACCCTGACCGGGCACACCGACGTCGTCGGCGCGGTGGCCTTCGGCCCCGACGGCCGCACCCTCGCCAGCGCGAGCGACGACCGGACGGTCCGGCTGTGGAGCGTGGCCCGCGGCGCCCGCCCCGCGCCGCTCGCCACCCTGACCGGCCATGTCACCGCCGTCGGCTCCGTGGCCTTCAGCCCCGACGGGACGGTCCTGGCCTCCGGCGGCTACGACAGCACCCTCCGGCTGGCCGCGACCGACCTCGACCGCGCCCTCGCCGGGGCCTGCGCGCACACCGGCCCGCGGATCACGCGCGCGCAGTGGGCCTCGTACATGCCCTATCTGGACTACTCGCCGCCGTGCAGCGGCCTCGAACGCCCCTGAACCCCTACTGTTCGTCACGTCCCCGTGCGGAAGGCAGGCTTCCATGGCGAGCTCCCAGGTCCCCGTCATCGATCTCGGCCCCTGGCGCTCCGGCGGCCCCGCCGAACGCGCCCGGATCGCGGGCCGGGTGGACGAGGCGCTGCGATCGGCGGGGTTCCTGCTGGTCACCGGGCACGGGGTGGACCCCTGCCTGCCCGCCCGGATCCGCGAGGCCGCGAGGTCCTTCTTCCGGCTGCCGCCCGAGGTGAAGCAGCCGTACGCGGTCAGCGTCGGCGGACGGGGCTGGCTCGGCCCCGGCGCCGAGGCCAACGGCTACGCCGAGGGGACGGCCTCGCCCCCCGACCTGAAGGAGTCCTGGTCCTTCGCGGCCGACGAGCCCACCGGCGTGCCCTCGGTGGACGCCGAATGGTTCCGGCCGAACGTCTGGCCCGCCGAGGTACCGGGCCTGCGGGAGCCCGTGACCGCTTACCTGGCGGCGATGCGGGCCCTCTCCGACGAGCTGCTGGAACTGCTCGCGGTGGCCCTGGCCCTGCCGGAGGACCACTTCACCCGCCACACCGGCCACCCCACCTGGGGGTTCAACCTCAACTGGTACCCCGGCGCGGAGACCGTCGGGCAGCCGCTGCCCGGACAGTTCCGGATCGGGCCACACACGGACTTCGGCACGGTCACCGTCCTGGACCGCGAGGAGGGCGCGGGCGGGCTCCAGATCCACACCGATGCCGACGGCTGGCAGGACGCCCCGTACGATCCGGCGGCGCTCACCGTCAACATCGGAGACCTGCTGGCCCGCTGGACCGGCGACCGGTGGCGGGCGGGCCGCCACCGGGTCCTGCCGCCACCGGCGCACGCCCCGGCGGAGGAGCTGGTCTCGCTGGTCTACTTCTACGAGTGCGACGCCCACACCCGTGTGGAACCCCTGCCCGCCCCGGTGGGCCGGGTGGCGCACGAGCCGGTCGACTCGCACGCCTACCTGCGCGCGAAGCTGGACCAGATCACCGTCGGCTGAGCCCGGCCGCGGCCCGGCCCCGATTACCCCTGGTCGCGGCCGGTTCGGCAGGATGGGGGGCATGACCGAGATCCGCACCCCCCGCCTGCTCCTGCGCCGCTGGACCGACGACGACCTCGTCCCCCTTTCGGAGATCACCTCGGATCCGGAGGTGATGCGCTGGATCGGCGACGGCTCCGTCCTCGACCTGGACGGGACCGCCGAGACCATCGAGCTCTGGGAGGAGGAGTGGGACGACGAGGGCTTCGGCGTCTTCGCGGTCGAGCTGCTGGCCTCCGGCGAGCTGATCGGGGCCGTCGGCCTGTCCGCCGCCGATGACGACCTGCCCCAGACGCGACACCAGGTGCAGATCGTCTGGCGCATCGGCCGGCCCTTCTGGGGCCAGGGCTACGCCTCCGAAGCGGCCCAGGCCACCCTGGAGTTCGCCCTCCAGGACCGCGGCCTCGACCGGGTGGTCGCCGTCAACCGGGCCGGCAACGACGAGTCCGCCAACGTGATCCGCAAGCTCGGCATGGCCCAGGACGGCGAAGCCGCCGACCCCGCCACCGGAGCGCCGGTCACCCTGCACAGCCTCGACCTGACCGAATACGCGGGCTGATCCCGGAGCCCCGTGTCCGGGGTCAGGGTACGGTCAGGCAGAAGTCGGACTTTGGCTTGCCATAAGATCGTCTTATGGGGGCATAAACGGGAGGCGGGTACGGGGTTAGGGTCGCCTTAGTTTAGGGTTTCCTTGATCAGTCAGATTGTCGGTCGAAGGGAACCCAGTCATGCCTCGCCCTCTGCGGGTAGCAATCGTCGGCGCCGGCCCCGCCGGTATCTACGCGGCCGACGCGCTGCTGAAGTCCGAGGCGGCTGCCGACCCCGGTGTCTCCATCGACGTCTTCGAGCGCATGCCCGCCCCCTTCGGCCTGATCCGCTACGGGGTCGCCCCCGACCACCCCCGCATCAAGGGCATCATCACCGCCCTGCATCAGGTCCTCGACAAGCCGCAGGTCCGCCTCTTCGGCAACGTCGACTACCCCGGCGACATCTCCCTCGACGAGCTGCGCTCCTTCTACGACGCCGTGGTCTTCTCCACCGGCGCCACCGCCGACCGGGCCCTCGGCATCCCCGGCATCGAGCTCGACGGCTCCTACGGCGCCGCCGACTTCGTCTCCTGGTACGACGGCCACCCGGACGTGCCGCGCACCTGGCCGCTGGAGGCCGAGAAGGTCGCCGTCCTCGGCGTCGGCAACGTCGCCCTCGACGTCGCCCGCATCCTCGCCAAGACCGCCGACGAGCTGCTGCCCACCGAGATCCCGCCGAACGTCTACGACGGCCTCAAGGCCAACAAGGCGCTCGAGGTCCACGTCTTCGGCCGCCGCGGCCCCGCGCAGGCGAAGTTCAGCCCGATGGAGCTGCGCGAGCTCGACCACTCGCCCAACATCGAGGTCATCGTCAACCCCGAGGACATCGACTACGACGAGGGCTCGATCACCACCCGCCGCTCCAACAAGCAGGCGGACATGGTCGCCAAGACCCTGGAGAACTGGGCGATCCGCGACATCGGCGACCGACCGCACAAGCTGTTCCTGCACTTCTTCGAGTCCCCGGCCGAGATCCTCGGCGAGGACGGCAAGGTCGTCGGCCTGCGCACCGAGCGCACCGAGCTCGACGGCACGGGCAACGTCAAGGGCACCGGCGAGTTCACCACCTGGGACGTCCAGTCCGTCTACCGGGCCGTCGGCTACCTCTCCGACGAACTGCCCAAGCTCCCCTGGGACGTCGAGTCCGGCACCGTCCCGGACGAGGGCGGCCGCGTGA is part of the Streptomyces katrae genome and harbors:
- a CDS encoding UbiA family prenyltransferase translates to MPARSPAFPLPAVPVGGLLRACHPLPAAAVTVFAAVLAAAAGRGPAGSALTAGAVAAGQLSVGWSNDRLDLRRDRAAGRRDKPLATGGVPAAAVTAAALAALALCVPLSLAAGPAAGAAHLAGVAAAWAYNLRLKGTAASWLPYALAFGLLPAFVTLGLPGAPWPPPWLTGAAALLGAGAHFANVLPDIADDLATGVRGLPQRLGARASAALAALLVLGSAALLVLGPPGHVTPYGWTLLALTGALLLATARAPGRIPFLGVLAVAGGDVLLLLARSAGQAPAW
- a CDS encoding PHP domain-containing protein, encoding MDPVAALDRIAFLLERAQAPTYRVRAFRTAAAALTRMGEAETAGRADAGTLEAVRGIGPKTAQVVREALLGEVPAYLRVLEEEAAAMPEGPPPDPAAVALRAALRGDCHLHSDWSDGGSPIEAMGRAAAGLGHDWAVLTDHSPSLTVARGLSPERLREQLDVVAELNGRWAPFRLLTGIECDILLDGSLDQEPELLDRLDVVVGSVHSKLRMEAPAMTRRLLAAVRNPLMDVLGHCTGRLVTGRTRPESTFDAAAVFAACAESGTAVEVNSRPERLDPPRRLLRLAVEAGVFFAIDTDAHAPGQLDWQILGCERAVECGVPPERVVNTWPAEDLLAWTRTRRAPA
- a CDS encoding secondary thiamine-phosphate synthase enzyme YjbQ encodes the protein MSDRFTTRVLDLTTGRAETVTDLTRDCERFLAEEAAGRDGLLNVFVPHATAGIAVIETGAGSDDDLLAALGTLLPADDRWQHRHGSPGHGRDHVLPAFVPPHATLPVVGGRLQLGTWQSVCLVDTNRDNPERRVRLSFLG
- a CDS encoding VOC family protein translates to MARDLEASQRFYGAVVGWTFRPARFGSAFSLAIQDGVPVAGIGALASDLAVAVAWTPYFAVDDVDVAAARIRERVGTVAVGPVSFPGGGRAALVADPDGAVFGIWQGPVTAGWRVGLGPAPAWLELRTRNAFDAALFYGEVLEWATGRTGCCEVSYEEEQVVLRQGGEPVARLDSGPVEVGAYTPHTRPRWHVHFRVPELEPAVEAALELGGRTVSVVTSDGRERSIMLRDPDGALFTLTERVAGPEAEGPA
- a CDS encoding HPP family protein produces the protein MPTATTRTASTASTATTHVSPATHVTPVTAPGAPPRPSAVAAFHSVSAATTVLLALVAIGAAIHEPVLIPPLAASAALVHSAPTLPLAQPRGVVVGHLIGAACGYAVLAAAGSSAWAAALAAGLTLALLTLARTPHSPAVATAVVTVLQSPAPARFVPLLFGSTVLLVLTGYAGSRIRRTAPRYPAYWW
- a CDS encoding peptidase inhibitor family I36 protein, with translation MDKFRTTMLACALALPLLAFPGALGTAAAAPADASGVAADGNYWVWADTNRGGPACGWSGNDADWRTCGAGNNFDMNDRASSWWNNGYSGALGDVRVYEDINYGGASTCAPNGSAGNIPWEWNDRISSHKWVTNCGF
- a CDS encoding isopenicillin N synthase family dioxygenase, producing MASSQVPVIDLGPWRSGGPAERARIAGRVDEALRSAGFLLVTGHGVDPCLPARIREAARSFFRLPPEVKQPYAVSVGGRGWLGPGAEANGYAEGTASPPDLKESWSFAADEPTGVPSVDAEWFRPNVWPAEVPGLREPVTAYLAAMRALSDELLELLAVALALPEDHFTRHTGHPTWGFNLNWYPGAETVGQPLPGQFRIGPHTDFGTVTVLDREEGAGGLQIHTDADGWQDAPYDPAALTVNIGDLLARWTGDRWRAGRHRVLPPPAHAPAEELVSLVYFYECDAHTRVEPLPAPVGRVAHEPVDSHAYLRAKLDQITVG
- a CDS encoding GNAT family N-acetyltransferase — encoded protein: MTEIRTPRLLLRRWTDDDLVPLSEITSDPEVMRWIGDGSVLDLDGTAETIELWEEEWDDEGFGVFAVELLASGELIGAVGLSAADDDLPQTRHQVQIVWRIGRPFWGQGYASEAAQATLEFALQDRGLDRVVAVNRAGNDESANVIRKLGMAQDGEAADPATGAPVTLHSLDLTEYAG
- a CDS encoding FAD-dependent oxidoreductase produces the protein MPRPLRVAIVGAGPAGIYAADALLKSEAAADPGVSIDVFERMPAPFGLIRYGVAPDHPRIKGIITALHQVLDKPQVRLFGNVDYPGDISLDELRSFYDAVVFSTGATADRALGIPGIELDGSYGAADFVSWYDGHPDVPRTWPLEAEKVAVLGVGNVALDVARILAKTADELLPTEIPPNVYDGLKANKALEVHVFGRRGPAQAKFSPMELRELDHSPNIEVIVNPEDIDYDEGSITTRRSNKQADMVAKTLENWAIRDIGDRPHKLFLHFFESPAEILGEDGKVVGLRTERTELDGTGNVKGTGEFTTWDVQSVYRAVGYLSDELPKLPWDVESGTVPDEGGRVMEGGEHMASTYVTGWIRRGPIGLIGHTKGDANETVANLLEDHARGRLLTPAAPEPEAVEAFLAERQVRYTTWEGWYALDAAEKALGEPQGRERVKIVEREEMLGASGA